The following proteins are encoded in a genomic region of Thiomicrospira sp. R3:
- a CDS encoding transposase yields MTIKHPKRYDDQLKQQAIEMALEGSKTIAQIARDLDIKDNTLYGWVDKYRRANKDNDSTKPVVDKPIDLAAENRRLKRELKTALEDVELLKKAAAYFAVHN; encoded by the coding sequence ATGACAATCAAACACCCAAAACGCTATGACGACCAACTCAAGCAACAAGCGATTGAAATGGCGCTTGAAGGGTCAAAAACGATTGCGCAAATAGCGCGCGATTTAGACATCAAAGACAACACGCTTTATGGCTGGGTTGACAAATACCGTCGCGCCAATAAAGACAACGATTCAACGAAGCCTGTTGTGGATAAACCGATTGACCTAGCAGCAGAGAATCGCCGGCTCAAACGTGAATTAAAAACGGCCTTGGAGGATGTTGAACTGCTAAAAAAAGCGGCGGCGTACTTTGCGGTACACAACTAG
- a CDS encoding IS3 family transposase — MDTHKADYSVCRLCRLIGIKRSSYTSHLQNQSQREQRQAHQAHKQTQLDQHISELVEHYRQTIGARRIKTALKREHKLEVSRRRIIERMKALGLNVVTRQRYRNRNVAHIDDGRIAANALKRQFDVKGPNQKWVADISYIRTLEGWQYLAVFIDLYSRRVVGWAMDSRMDAQLVKRALLRALWNRKPTRGLIIHTDQGSQFVSKAYRSLLKHWGIKPSMSRRGNCWDNAVVESFFASLKKERVYRTTYTTGKQALHDVSDYIGWYNHQRMHSTNDHYSPVAYENQWIRAMQVLDKKWASLCTKKG, encoded by the coding sequence ATTGATACACACAAAGCGGATTACAGTGTCTGTCGTCTGTGCCGATTGATCGGGATCAAGCGAAGCAGCTACACCAGCCATTTACAAAATCAGTCACAGCGTGAGCAAAGACAGGCGCACCAAGCACACAAGCAGACGCAACTCGACCAACACATTAGTGAACTGGTTGAACACTATCGCCAAACAATTGGCGCACGGCGCATTAAGACCGCGCTCAAACGCGAGCATAAGCTGGAAGTCAGTCGCCGGCGCATCATCGAGCGTATGAAAGCGCTAGGGCTAAACGTCGTCACACGCCAGCGTTACCGTAATCGCAATGTAGCCCATATTGACGATGGCCGGATTGCCGCCAATGCACTCAAACGTCAATTTGATGTCAAAGGCCCCAATCAAAAATGGGTCGCCGACATCAGTTACATTCGCACGCTTGAAGGCTGGCAATACCTAGCGGTGTTTATAGACCTGTATTCACGCCGTGTGGTCGGCTGGGCCATGGACAGCCGAATGGATGCCCAACTGGTCAAAAGAGCGTTATTGAGAGCACTGTGGAACCGAAAACCCACACGCGGGTTGATTATCCACACCGACCAAGGCAGCCAGTTTGTGTCGAAAGCTTATCGAAGCCTGCTCAAGCACTGGGGAATTAAACCCAGCATGAGCCGGCGCGGGAATTGCTGGGATAACGCGGTAGTGGAAAGCTTTTTTGCCAGCCTGAAAAAAGAACGCGTCTATCGCACAACGTACACCACAGGCAAACAAGCGTTACACGATGTGTCCGATTATATTGGCTGGTACAACCACCAAAGAATGCACAGCACGAATGATCATTACTCGCCCGTAGCGTATGAAAATCAATGGATCAGGGCTATGCAGGTGCTAGATAAAAAATGGGCGTCTTTGTGTACGAAAAAGGGTTGA
- the metH gene encoding methionine synthase translates to MNRLQRIGFLKQLLTERVLVLDGAMGTMIQGLNLSEEDFRGERFAHFHMDIKGNNDILVITKPEAICDIHLSFLRQGVDILETNSFNATTIAQADYDMQDQVYDINFCAAQVARQACDIAEQEDGKPRFVAGVLGPTNRTASISPDVNDPGFRNTHFDELVEAYIQATNALLEGGADVILIETIFDTLNAKAAIFAVKQVEDALGEEVPIMISGTITDASGRTLSGQTTEAFYNAVRHAQPLSIGLNCALGPAELRPYVEELSRICETYVSVHPNAGLPNEFGEYDETPEQMAAEVQTWAESGWLNIIGGCCGTTPEHVEAMAKAAQAHPQRTIPKIKVACRLSGLEPMTIDQSTLFVNVGERNNVTGSALFKRLIIEDNYEQAVEIAVKQVNDGAQIIDVNMDEGMLDAKACMTRFLNMMAGEPDAARVPVMIDSSKWEAIEAGLKCIQGKGIVNSISLKEGEENFLAQAKLIQRYGAATIVMAFDEDGQADTFARKKEICQRSYDLLVANGFPPEDIIFDPNIFAIATGIDEHNNYAMDFINAVEWIKNHLPHALISGGVSNVSFSFRGNNPVREAIHSVFLYYAIQKGMDMGIVNASQMAVYDDLDPELKQAVEDVVLNKDDGAADRLLEVAEKFRGDGSVQSKESDIAWRDASVEKRLEHSLVKGITDFIEADTEEARTTLGSPLQVIEGPLMDGMNVVGDLFGAGKMFLPQVVKSARVMKRAVAYLQPFLEDEKASGQAKGKIVMATVKGDVHDIGKNIVGVVLQCNNFEVIDLGVMVPAEKILDTALAEGANVIGLSGLITPSLEEMVHVAKEMQRRGMSIPLLIGGATTSKAHTAVKIEPQYDHPVVYVKDASRAVGVAQSLISNDLKAAFAAKIREEYVQLREERKARAKQVKRTPLNKARENPIPVDWTDYTPPKPSFLGKKVFDHIELADLVPRIDWSPFFQSWDLHGLYPRILDDKIVGEEAKKVFADAKTMLQQIIDKKWLTARAVIGFYPANAVGDDIELYTDETRTTQLCRLHNLRQQAEKKAGQYNQCLSDYIAPKALKNQPGLVLEDYIGAFAVTAGIGIDEHIARFEAEHDDYHSIMIKALADRLAEALAEHMHELVRKEFWGYAKDENLTNEELIKEKYQGIRPAPGYPANPEHSEKGTLWDLLKPDEEIGLELTSSYAMTPTAAVSGWYYAHPQSKYFGVGSIGRDQAEDYAHRKGWTIAEAEKWLAPNLGYDPEDFN, encoded by the coding sequence ATGAATCGTCTGCAACGGATTGGCTTTTTAAAACAATTACTCACTGAACGTGTGCTAGTGCTCGATGGTGCAATGGGCACGATGATTCAGGGTTTAAATCTGTCGGAAGAGGATTTTCGTGGCGAGCGGTTTGCACACTTTCACATGGATATCAAGGGCAACAATGACATCTTGGTCATTACCAAACCTGAGGCGATTTGTGACATTCATTTAAGCTTTTTGCGCCAGGGCGTGGATATTCTCGAAACCAACTCGTTTAACGCCACCACCATTGCACAAGCCGATTACGATATGCAAGACCAGGTTTATGATATTAATTTTTGCGCCGCGCAGGTGGCCCGCCAGGCCTGCGATATCGCGGAGCAAGAAGATGGCAAGCCGCGTTTTGTCGCCGGGGTGCTCGGCCCAACCAATCGCACCGCTTCGATTTCACCGGATGTGAACGACCCGGGCTTTCGCAACACCCATTTTGATGAATTGGTCGAAGCCTATATTCAGGCGACGAATGCGCTATTAGAAGGTGGCGCGGATGTCATCTTAATTGAAACTATTTTTGATACCTTAAACGCCAAAGCCGCGATTTTCGCGGTTAAGCAGGTAGAAGATGCGCTGGGCGAAGAGGTGCCGATTATGATTTCGGGCACAATTACCGATGCGTCTGGCCGAACCTTGTCGGGGCAAACAACCGAAGCGTTTTATAACGCGGTGCGCCATGCCCAGCCTTTAAGTATTGGCCTAAACTGTGCGCTTGGCCCAGCTGAACTGCGCCCTTATGTTGAAGAACTCAGCCGCATTTGTGAAACCTATGTGTCGGTTCACCCGAATGCCGGCCTGCCGAATGAGTTTGGTGAGTATGATGAAACCCCTGAGCAAATGGCCGCTGAAGTACAAACCTGGGCTGAAAGTGGCTGGCTAAATATTATTGGTGGCTGTTGCGGTACCACTCCTGAGCATGTCGAAGCCATGGCAAAGGCGGCGCAGGCTCATCCTCAACGCACCATCCCTAAGATTAAAGTAGCCTGCCGTTTGTCTGGGCTTGAGCCGATGACGATTGATCAATCCACTTTGTTTGTAAACGTCGGTGAGCGCAATAACGTCACCGGCTCGGCCTTGTTTAAGCGTTTGATTATTGAGGATAACTACGAGCAAGCGGTTGAAATCGCGGTCAAGCAGGTTAACGACGGCGCGCAAATTATTGACGTTAATATGGACGAAGGCATGTTGGATGCTAAAGCCTGTATGACGCGTTTTTTAAATATGATGGCCGGCGAACCCGATGCGGCACGGGTACCGGTGATGATTGACTCATCAAAATGGGAGGCGATTGAGGCGGGTTTAAAATGCATTCAAGGCAAAGGCATTGTTAACTCCATTTCCTTGAAAGAAGGCGAAGAAAACTTCCTCGCTCAAGCTAAATTAATTCAGCGTTATGGCGCGGCGACGATTGTGATGGCGTTTGATGAGGATGGCCAAGCCGATACCTTTGCGCGCAAAAAAGAAATTTGTCAACGTTCCTATGACTTGTTGGTGGCGAATGGCTTCCCGCCCGAAGACATTATTTTCGACCCGAATATTTTTGCCATTGCGACGGGTATTGATGAGCACAATAACTATGCGATGGATTTTATTAACGCGGTGGAGTGGATTAAAAACCATCTGCCCCATGCGTTAATTTCAGGCGGGGTGTCTAACGTATCCTTCTCTTTCCGTGGCAATAATCCGGTGCGCGAAGCGATTCACTCGGTTTTCCTCTATTATGCGATTCAAAAAGGCATGGATATGGGCATCGTTAACGCCTCACAAATGGCGGTGTATGACGACCTTGATCCAGAACTGAAGCAAGCGGTTGAAGATGTGGTTTTGAATAAGGATGATGGCGCGGCTGATCGTTTACTGGAGGTGGCTGAAAAATTCCGTGGCGATGGTTCGGTGCAAAGTAAAGAGTCCGATATTGCATGGCGTGATGCTAGTGTAGAAAAACGCTTGGAACACTCGCTGGTTAAAGGCATTACCGACTTTATCGAAGCCGATACCGAAGAAGCCCGCACCACCCTCGGCTCACCGCTTCAAGTGATTGAGGGGCCGTTAATGGACGGCATGAACGTGGTCGGCGATTTATTTGGCGCGGGCAAAATGTTCTTGCCACAGGTGGTGAAATCCGCGCGGGTGATGAAACGCGCGGTGGCTTATCTACAACCCTTCCTAGAAGATGAAAAAGCCTCAGGCCAAGCTAAGGGTAAGATTGTGATGGCAACGGTGAAAGGTGATGTGCATGACATCGGCAAAAACATTGTCGGCGTGGTGTTGCAGTGTAATAACTTTGAGGTGATTGATCTGGGGGTGATGGTACCGGCGGAGAAAATTTTGGACACCGCATTAGCTGAAGGCGCGAATGTGATTGGCTTGTCAGGTCTCATCACCCCCTCACTCGAAGAAATGGTGCATGTGGCCAAAGAAATGCAACGCCGTGGTATGTCGATTCCGCTGTTAATTGGCGGTGCGACCACCTCGAAAGCCCATACGGCGGTGAAAATCGAACCGCAATATGATCATCCGGTGGTGTATGTAAAAGATGCGTCGCGGGCCGTGGGTGTGGCGCAAAGCTTGATCTCCAATGACCTCAAAGCCGCCTTTGCCGCTAAAATTCGTGAAGAATATGTGCAGTTACGTGAAGAGCGCAAAGCACGCGCTAAACAAGTCAAACGCACGCCGCTGAACAAAGCGCGTGAAAACCCGATCCCTGTAGACTGGACAGACTACACCCCGCCCAAACCGAGTTTTTTGGGTAAAAAAGTATTCGACCATATCGAGCTCGCTGATTTGGTGCCCCGGATTGATTGGTCGCCGTTCTTCCAGTCTTGGGATTTGCACGGCCTCTATCCACGCATTTTAGACGACAAGATTGTTGGCGAAGAAGCGAAGAAGGTGTTTGCCGATGCAAAAACCATGTTGCAGCAAATTATTGACAAAAAATGGCTCACCGCTCGTGCGGTAATCGGGTTTTATCCGGCGAACGCTGTTGGCGATGATATTGAGCTTTATACTGACGAAACACGCACGACACAACTTTGTCGCCTACACAACCTGCGCCAACAGGCGGAGAAAAAGGCGGGGCAATATAATCAATGTTTAAGCGATTACATTGCGCCCAAAGCCTTGAAAAACCAACCAGGCCTGGTGCTTGAGGATTACATTGGCGCCTTTGCGGTGACGGCAGGCATTGGCATTGATGAGCATATTGCGCGCTTTGAAGCCGAGCATGATGACTATCACTCGATTATGATTAAAGCCCTCGCAGACCGTTTAGCCGAAGCACTGGCTGAGCATATGCACGAGCTAGTTCGCAAAGAGTTTTGGGGTTATGCGAAAGATGAAAACCTCACCAATGAGGAACTCATCAAAGAGAAATACCAAGGCATTCGCCCAGCACCCGGTTATCCCGCCAACCCAGAGCACTCCGAAAAAGGCACGCTATGGGACTTGCTAAAACCGGATGAAGAAATTGGCTTGGAGCTGACCTCCAGCTATGCCATGACCCCCACCGCGGCAGTATCAGGCTGGTATTATGCCCATCCGCAAAGCAAGTATTTTGGTGTCGGTTCAATCGGCCGTGATCAAGCCGAAGACTATGCGCACCGCAAAGGCTGGACGATTGCTGAGGCTGAAAAATGGCTCGCCCCTAACTTGGGTTACGACCCAGAAGATTTTAACTAG
- a CDS encoding type II toxin-antitoxin system RelE/ParE family toxin, which yields MKIYKNAWFERFAKREKITNQMLIKAIKQAFKAMADKVLALDAEQIQQLMAINQIFEVK from the coding sequence GTGAAAATCTATAAAAATGCTTGGTTTGAGCGCTTTGCTAAACGAGAAAAGATTACAAATCAAATGCTTATCAAAGCGATTAAGCAGGCTTTTAAAGCCATGGCCGATAAAGTATTGGCTCTTGACGCTGAACAAATTCAACAGCTAATGGCTATCAATCAAATTTTTGAGGTTAAGTAG
- a CDS encoding DNA-binding transcriptional regulator has protein sequence MTQAYKTDALAAIHETMEALHQVGAVDKQTMRDFDARCLAPLRLYSPEEIKALRSKYKVSQPVLARYLNVTKNSVSEWERGIKKPSGAVLRLLTILDKKGLDVFA, from the coding sequence ATGACACAGGCATATAAGACAGATGCATTAGCGGCTATTCATGAAACAATGGAGGCTTTACATCAGGTCGGCGCGGTTGATAAGCAAACGATGCGTGATTTTGATGCACGTTGTTTAGCTCCTCTGCGCCTATATTCACCTGAAGAAATTAAGGCCTTACGTAGCAAATATAAGGTTTCACAACCCGTGTTAGCACGCTATTTAAATGTAACCAAAAACTCGGTTTCGGAATGGGAGCGAGGCATAAAAAAACCCAGTGGCGCAGTATTGCGTTTGCTCACTATTTTGGATAAAAAAGGGCTGGATGTGTTTGCCTGA
- a CDS encoding glycerate kinase, protein MKQILIAPDSFKGSISAIAFCQIAARVIASHWPEVRVIQRPLSDGGEGFVDAFVYAGLAKRVSIETLDPLGRAIQADFAWQAASQTAIIEMAQASGLPLLAGDERDPLNASSFGTGLVIQAAINLGAQRIILGLGGSATNDGGCGGRYGGWIYRCAKCPNTKRF, encoded by the coding sequence ATGAAACAGATTTTGATTGCACCGGATAGTTTTAAAGGCTCGATTAGCGCAATTGCGTTTTGCCAGATTGCCGCCCGAGTAATTGCAAGCCATTGGCCTGAAGTTCGGGTTATTCAACGTCCGTTGTCGGATGGCGGCGAGGGCTTTGTGGATGCATTTGTCTATGCAGGTTTGGCAAAGCGAGTTAGCATAGAAACACTCGACCCCTTAGGTCGGGCGATACAAGCCGACTTCGCTTGGCAAGCAGCCAGCCAAACCGCGATCATCGAAATGGCGCAGGCATCCGGCTTGCCTTTACTCGCTGGCGATGAGCGTGATCCACTCAATGCCAGTAGTTTTGGCACAGGCCTGGTGATTCAGGCGGCCATCAACCTGGGGGCGCAGCGCATTATTTTAGGCTTAGGCGGCAGTGCGACTAACGATGGCGGGTGCGGCGGGCGGTATGGCGGGTGGATTTATCGGTGTGCTAAATGCCCAAACACAAAGCGGTTTTGA
- a CDS encoding ComF family protein produces MHWLERWIFPPRCVVTDKLTERWDIAAHLVEKWRPQLALCPRCAEISPKGLVCGRCLSTPPAFSRTQVAFLFEQELRDLVHQLKYGRQLHLTRLFAELMAQSFDAAGIEALVPIPLHRSRLRERGYNQALELARMLSKPLDLPVINALSRPKAGLSQTHLNAQQRRQNLKAAFAFEPESLRGFTRVALVDDVITTGSTMQSAGATLTHEQPGLVVEAWALAKTSC; encoded by the coding sequence ATGCATTGGCTTGAACGCTGGATTTTTCCGCCCCGCTGTGTGGTGACGGATAAGCTGACCGAGCGCTGGGATATTGCAGCGCATTTGGTGGAAAAGTGGCGCCCCCAGCTTGCGTTATGTCCGCGCTGCGCAGAAATCAGTCCAAAGGGCTTAGTCTGTGGACGGTGTTTGAGCACCCCACCCGCGTTTAGCCGAACGCAGGTTGCTTTTTTATTTGAGCAGGAACTACGTGATTTGGTGCATCAGCTTAAATATGGTCGGCAGCTCCATTTAACGCGACTGTTTGCTGAGTTGATGGCACAATCGTTTGACGCAGCGGGGATTGAGGCATTGGTCCCGATCCCGCTTCATCGTTCACGTTTACGCGAACGCGGCTATAATCAAGCGTTAGAACTCGCACGAATGTTGAGCAAACCACTTGATTTGCCGGTTATTAATGCGTTGAGTCGGCCTAAAGCAGGGCTGAGCCAAACCCATTTAAACGCCCAGCAAAGGCGGCAGAATTTAAAAGCGGCCTTTGCTTTTGAACCTGAAAGCTTGCGTGGGTTCACTAGGGTGGCGTTGGTTGATGATGTGATCACCACGGGTAGCACGATGCAATCCGCTGGCGCTACCCTAACCCATGAGCAACCAGGCCTGGTTGTCGAAGCCTGGGCGTTAGCAAAAACATCATGCTAA
- the bioB gene encoding biotin synthase BioB, whose translation MKQLGELRHDWTLAQIKAIMEQPFNDLMFQAHTVHRMYFEPNEVQISTLVNIKSGGCAEDCSYCSQSARYDTGLEKQKMMAVQEVLDKAMQAKAKGATRLCMGAAWRNPNKKDFPVVLEMVKVVRDLGMETCMTLGMLDDEQVQQLKQAGLDYYNHNLDTSEAYYSKVITTRTFQDRLDTIDKVQQAGINVCSGGIIGMGEQHIDRAELLRTFATMSQHPGSVPINLLVPIEGTPLETMRGQTDPFEFIRVIATARILMPKSYVRLSAGRMELNEQAQAWCFFAGANSIFYGDKLLTTDNPEADHDHQLFKKLGLTMQAQTKAHLEDAHEQTA comes from the coding sequence ATGAAGCAACTCGGAGAACTTCGCCACGACTGGACTTTGGCTCAAATCAAAGCCATTATGGAACAACCCTTCAATGATTTGATGTTCCAAGCCCACACGGTGCATCGGATGTACTTCGAGCCTAACGAAGTGCAGATCAGCACCCTGGTTAATATTAAATCCGGTGGCTGTGCCGAGGACTGCTCCTATTGCTCACAAAGCGCGCGCTACGACACAGGCCTAGAAAAACAAAAAATGATGGCGGTGCAAGAAGTGCTCGACAAAGCCATGCAAGCCAAAGCCAAAGGCGCAACCCGACTTTGTATGGGCGCGGCTTGGCGCAACCCAAACAAAAAAGATTTTCCGGTTGTATTGGAAATGGTCAAGGTCGTGCGCGACCTCGGCATGGAAACCTGCATGACCTTAGGTATGCTGGATGACGAACAGGTTCAACAGCTCAAACAAGCAGGCCTGGACTACTATAACCACAACCTCGACACCTCCGAAGCCTACTACTCAAAAGTCATCACCACTCGCACCTTCCAAGATCGGCTTGACACCATCGACAAGGTGCAACAAGCCGGCATCAACGTGTGTTCCGGAGGCATTATCGGCATGGGCGAACAACACATTGACCGCGCTGAACTACTGCGCACCTTCGCAACCATGAGCCAACATCCTGGTTCGGTGCCGATTAATCTGCTGGTGCCGATTGAAGGCACGCCCCTTGAAACTATGCGCGGCCAAACCGACCCATTCGAGTTTATTCGAGTAATTGCTACCGCGAGAATTCTAATGCCCAAGTCCTATGTGCGCTTATCAGCAGGGCGGATGGAGCTGAACGAACAAGCCCAGGCCTGGTGCTTTTTTGCCGGCGCTAACTCTATTTTCTACGGTGATAAACTGCTCACCACCGACAACCCTGAAGCGGATCACGATCATCAGTTATTCAAGAAGCTGGGATTAACTATGCAAGCTCAAACCAAAGCGCACCTCGAAGACGCGCATGAACAAACCGCCTAG
- a CDS encoding D-hexose-6-phosphate mutarotase: MLSQIKNQFNHPNLRFYQQDQLVMVELKNAYGQATLTTHGATLLSYIPQGGEDLLYVSPTAVYDGTKPVRGGVPVCWPWFGAHPTESNQKAHGIARYELWQVEAVCSVGEATQVTLCLTPNANTQKAWPHDFKLSLIVTLGEKLDVELKGENRSQQDWTVSEALHSYFRVAQAPGLVVKGLEGASYFDKNRDFAEFTQLDTLAVQAPMDCVYVDHAGGVEIQDQGRTIIMEKQNSASTIVWNPGEQGAKGFADMPDADYQTMVCVEAGNALQNSYSLAAGQTHSLKMTLSASKE; encoded by the coding sequence ATGCTGAGCCAAATCAAAAACCAATTTAACCACCCAAACCTGCGTTTTTACCAACAAGACCAATTGGTTATGGTTGAACTTAAAAACGCCTACGGCCAAGCTACGCTGACCACCCACGGAGCCACGCTGCTAAGCTACATACCGCAAGGCGGCGAAGACCTGCTGTATGTATCACCAACCGCTGTCTATGATGGCACCAAACCCGTACGTGGTGGCGTGCCGGTATGCTGGCCTTGGTTTGGTGCCCACCCAACCGAATCTAATCAAAAAGCCCACGGCATAGCGCGTTATGAGCTGTGGCAAGTCGAAGCTGTGTGTTCTGTCGGTGAGGCGACCCAAGTCACCCTTTGCCTCACACCGAATGCTAACACCCAAAAAGCCTGGCCGCATGATTTTAAACTCAGCCTGATCGTTACACTAGGCGAAAAACTAGACGTCGAACTCAAAGGCGAAAATCGTAGCCAACAAGATTGGACCGTATCGGAAGCGCTTCACAGCTATTTCCGTGTCGCCCAAGCACCAGGCCTGGTTGTGAAAGGCTTAGAAGGCGCGAGCTATTTTGACAAAAACCGTGACTTTGCCGAGTTTACCCAACTAGATACCCTTGCGGTTCAAGCACCGATGGATTGCGTGTACGTTGATCATGCTGGCGGTGTTGAAATACAGGACCAAGGTCGCACAATCATCATGGAAAAGCAAAACAGCGCCAGCACGATTGTCTGGAATCCAGGCGAGCAGGGCGCGAAAGGCTTTGCGGATATGCCCGATGCAGACTACCAAACCATGGTTTGCGTCGAAGCGGGTAATGCATTGCAAAATAGCTATAGCCTGGCCGCAGGCCAAACCCACAGCCTAAAAATGACGCTATCCGCTAGCAAGGAGTAA
- a CDS encoding DUF3392 family protein, with translation MQWNVLTDALTQISLFITGLIQPHLYAISLAMMATLLVIYGDSMISLFKQQLGGLNFLLKVTLFILFCAFGFALITQYLTPLLVDLFNKADETWLGIAVVGIFYLLGFLAQRKGII, from the coding sequence ATGCAATGGAATGTATTAACCGACGCCTTAACACAAATTTCACTATTCATCACCGGCCTAATCCAGCCGCACCTCTACGCGATCAGCTTAGCCATGATGGCAACCCTGCTAGTGATTTACGGCGACTCCATGATCAGCCTGTTCAAACAGCAACTAGGCGGGCTAAACTTCCTTCTAAAAGTCACCCTGTTTATCCTGTTTTGCGCCTTCGGCTTCGCATTAATCACCCAATACCTCACCCCATTGCTAGTCGATTTATTCAACAAAGCCGACGAAACCTGGCTAGGTATTGCCGTGGTTGGCATATTCTACCTACTCGGATTCCTGGCCCAGCGTAAAGGCATTATCTAA
- a CDS encoding metalloregulator ArsR/SmtB family transcription factor translates to MELEFKANQFKALGHPARLRILNLLRRQDSLCVCELMRVLAFAQSFSSRHLAILRDAGLVETEKHGTWVHYSLTAAGQALLVDAGLDQIEMLQADLAQLNQSDCASC, encoded by the coding sequence ATGGAGCTTGAGTTTAAAGCGAATCAGTTTAAGGCGCTGGGGCATCCGGCTCGGTTGCGGATTTTGAATCTTTTGCGCCGTCAGGATAGTTTGTGTGTGTGTGAGTTGATGCGGGTTTTGGCGTTTGCGCAGAGTTTTTCTTCGCGGCATTTGGCGATTTTGCGCGATGCAGGCCTGGTGGAAACCGAGAAACACGGTACATGGGTGCATTATAGCTTGACGGCTGCTGGGCAGGCTTTGTTAGTTGATGCTGGCTTGGATCAAATCGAGATGTTGCAGGCGGATCTTGCGCAGTTAAATCAGTCGGATTGTGCTTCTTGTTAA